The genomic interval GAAAAATGCTAATTATTGACATCCAGCTACGAAGGTGATGgctgagagggaagggaagactCCCCTGCCCATTTCATTGCAGGGTGCCAGACAACACTTCAGCATTCAGAAAGTCTTTTGCTACAGAATTTTGTAGCAGTGACTGTTAGACCATGAAGAAAAGTTACTCTCAAGTGGGAGCATTTTGGCTCCTGTTGTTTGCTTGCCAGGCCCTCTGTGAGCCCcccttttgctttccttggtGCTGCAGTGGAGCCACACAGATTAATGACTTTGGGCTGGTGGCAGCTGGGTCCGtctgtctgcagagctgcccctgggcagctgccccCCTGGGAAGTGAGGCTGGTTCTGACAAACCCAgacagctgggctgtgctgccctggcctGCCAGGGAGCTCCTCCTGGGGATTGCTCTGAGTTGGAGACAAATGCAGACCTTTCTATAGCAGGCAGGCCCAGGGCACTGGAGTTCTTTGCTCAAGCATCTGTCACAACCTGTTGTGATGGGGGTCATGTCACAGCTGTTTGTCTGTATTGGCTGCTGTTCTAACAGGATTGCTTTGAAAAACAAGGCACTCATGGATCAAGTCTTTATCCCTTCCGTTCTCAGGAAAGATGTGTTGTTTCCTCAGTTCTTTAGTATCTAAAGCTGTGAAGAAACAGCTACTTACAGTGCCTGAACCTTGGGATAATGCCCTTGCCCTTGAAAAATTTTCTGCCAAGCAGGGCACACAGAACCATGGCCATGAGACCATTTCCTGGGTTTCTGAGCACCACCATAGGCAGCTCCTGTGGATCACAACTTCCTTTTCCTGGAATTCTGTGTGTTAAGCATCAACTCTACTGCACCCTTCTCATACAATAACACTGCTGATTATGGAGAGGATATGCCCCTGGAAAACAGGGGAGTTGGTGTTTGTGGTACCAGCACAGAGGTCCAGGcagaatttatttctgctttaacaATCCACCTTTTCATTGCTAAAAGACTACCCCGAGTTGTATCATTCAGCACACAGAATGGGAAGACTGATTGTTTTCCCAGCCCCTCTTGCATTTCCCTGTTTGAAAGCCATTGCCTtcctctgtgccagctgagTTCAGTGTTCCTGCCTgacccctttcccttcccaacagGAAGAAGCCCACACACGTGACAGTGAACTGCTGGTTCTGCAACCAGGACACGGTGGTGCCCTACGGGAATCGCAACTGCTGGGACTGCCCCAACTGCGAGCAGTACAACGGCTTCCAGGAGGTAACTGGGACCAGTGGCTTccagggggctggggaggggcatgGCCTGtgggacacagctctgggaaggccctgctcctccctggagaGGATGCAGGCCAGTGCAGGTGAGCATCCAGCAGTGTGACAGCGGTGCTGAGCACTGGGAGCTCAGGGGTTGATTCCTTGAAGAAGGAACCCACtgcactgggatgtgctgacTGGGATAATAGagacagatttttctcccttgctTTAAAGGGCAAAAATGACCTTGACAGAtcttttaagaattattttttaaaaaatacatgaaacacTATATCCAAACATTAACAAtgttaattaatattaattaaatatcaatataataataaaatagcaTCAATAGGCAACAATATATTAAAACATTATTCATCTCtgttttttattctgttaaatAACAAAGCCTGTCTTAAGCCAGAgtccagcaccaccagcttCCTGCAGTAGGTGTGTGGAACAGTAGAGGTGGGGAGAAGATTTGAAgcattttgtctccttttttacTTACTTATTTTGTGACATAGGTGAATGCATGGCATGTAGAGCTCCTGACATAGCTTAGGGAATCTTACTGTCAACCTAGCTTTGATTTTAGGATCTAAAGTTTGCTTCCCCTCCTGCTTTTTGTCAGAATGGAGACTACAAcaagcccatccctgcccagtaCATGGAACACCTTAACCATGTTGTGTCAGGTGGGACGACTTTCTGTGATCCTACCAAACCTCAGCAGTGGGTGAGCAGCCAAATTCTGCTCTGCAAGAAATGCAACAACCACCAAACCATGAAAATCAAACAGTTGGCTTCGTTCTCACCAAGGGAGGAGGTGAGTGTTGGGCAGGCACTGCCATCAATGAGAGTGTTTGACCAAGGCATTCCCATGCATCTGTCTGCTATTCCTGCTGGGTTTaattctgtgctgcagccttgTAATCAGGGGAGAGAGCTGTTTTTCAGTGTTGAATGATGCTCCAGTAGTCTTCAGAAGCACCATGTGATACTCCAGTGCAGAGAAGGTTACTGATTAGTGTTGCCAATTTACCTAATTCTACTCCAAAGCCAGAGTGTAATGCCCTGTTCTAGATGAGCACTGGAAATTGAAACTTGAGCCCACAACATTGCTGAGATCAGCTCACAATTCCAGTGCTTGTCTCTTTCTCCTGCACAGTGGAGTGAAGTGGCAACAGGTGTTTTGTTTCGCCTCATTTGAGGAGGGGAAGAGCAATTCTAGTTACTTGTCTCACCTCTTGTGTTGAGTTCGTAAGGTCTcaacaaacacagcaaaacaggGCCTCAGAAATTCAGCTTCCTGAAATTGGGCCACAGGAGCTTTCTCCAAGGCTCTTTGCCTTGTTTCTTGGGACATGGAGGCTGGCTCAGCTGTATGTGAGGCTGGCTGCATGCCTGGCCTCCAGCCTGGCCACTCTTCAGGCCTGGTGTCAGGAGGTTGTTCCTCTGGAGACTGGAATCACACTTTGTTCACCTCTTCATAGCAAACATGTTAACTGGTGAGGGACCTGCAGTGCTCACCTGTGTTTCCTCTCCTGTTCTCTCCCCAGGGGAAATACGATGAGGAGATTGAGGTGTACAGACACCACCTGGAGCAGACCTACAAGCTGTGCCGCCCGTGCCAGGCTGCTGTGGAGTATTACATCAAACACCAGAACCGCCAGCTGCGGGCCCTGCTGCTCAGCCACCACTTCAAGCGCCGCGAGACAGACAAGGCCTATGCTCAGGTGAGGGAACTCAGGAGGGTGTGCAGAGCACTGGGCACCACTGCACCTGGGTTTGCTGCTGGGCCTTGGGGCTGCCTGACCCTGGGAGCTGCTTCTAAACCAGCACTTTAGAAGAGTACAGGAGAGTTGCCACAGATGCTCCTGATGTTAGTTTGAGGTTTTCCTCTTGCTGGTGTCACTCAGTGCAGTTGCCAGAAGGCAAGTCTAATGTAATAACAACAGGGTGGAAAGAAAATGATGGGACAGGCAGAAAAGGGAGGTAGGGAGGCCAATTTATGAGTAGGAAACTAGAGACtactaaaggaaaaagaacaatgggaAGTGAATTACAGCATTCTCCCTGCATGACCTTGGCTTCTGCTCATAGCTCTGCAGTTGCTCCTTGATAGTCTACAACACCCCATGTGGTGTACAGAGACTTAGAAGGACATGAACAAAACAGTCCAATAAACCACAGAGTCTGGAAGTGTTTCATGAAGCACCATTTCCAAACCTTCCTGCAGTTGATCCATCTTCTGACAAGGTGTCTCTCCCTTCTTCTACAGAATTTAtgttcatcctcctcctctgcttccaTAACCACGCCAGCTCAGGTGATTCTCCTGCGGTTCCTGGCCTTCCTCAGCTGTGCATTCCTGGTTCTGATGGCCTTGTATGGATCAGGCAACCCCTTctccctgagcacagcagtccctgctcctgctcccgcTCCCTCTGGCCCTGCATCCCTTGGGAACAGGACTGGCAGTGGCACCTCAGTGAGGCCACCAGGCTGGCGGGAGCTGCTCCGGCTGCTCCCAGAGCATGTGCTGGACACCCTGAGTGCCGCGTGGGCTTACGGCAAGAACCACCAGATGGccgtggctgtgctggggctgttcaCCTGCCTGCTGGCCATGTTCCTGGCCGGGAGGATCAGGTGGGTGTGCACGTGGCTTCTTGCTCACTTCATGAAAACTGTGTTATATTGGAGGTCTTCAGTCTGACTCAGTGGTCCAGGGGTAAACATTTGGCAGAATGGCACACGTAGTACTGGGTGGCACTGTTGGTTTTTGGGTTGCCAGCCAGCTGGGTGGAGACAGCAGAGCTTGCTTTGGATCTGTGCCTTGATTCATTCAATTTAAGCTTGAATTACTGTGAATGAAAAGTTCCGTGTGCAGCTCTGGTAGAAAATGGAACTGATGTATTCAGATGCTTGCACAGCAGTGGGCAGGGCTGCGTGATGGGTGATACATGATATATGATACAACTCCAGTCAGGGGCAGTACATAACCTGCTCAGTCCATGTACCCTCCCCACCTTTCCccaccttccctctccttcctcgCTGGTGTTTAAACTcctgtttgggcttttttcatTGCAGACTGCGGAGAATCGACGCGTTCGCTTCGGTGCTGTGGTTCGTGGTGATGAGCCTGCATTTGGCTGAGAGGTACCTGAAGATGGAAGTGCCCAGCTGGCTGGACACGGCCAAGTTTGGCACCACGTCCTTGTGCTGCCTGGTGGGCTTCACCGCCGCCGTGGCCACGCGGAAGGCAACGGGCCAGCGGAGAGTCCGGCCCCGAAGGTCAGAGCCAGAGCAGTGACgctgggggaaggagcagaAAGCCCTTGTGAACTCTTTGCGACTGGtgcttctctctcctctttttgttttccttcctttgatcctttttttttaaaattagataaGCAGTGAAgatctcttcttcctttttatatatatatattattttttggTCCCATCCTTGCTTACCACTGTGCTAGCTGCTTGGAGCATTTCCACTGCTAGCCATGGAAGCTACTCCTGCTGCCTCCattctcccttcctcctgcaTCCTATGTCAGCAGTGCAAACACCCAACTTCCCCAAAGCcagttcttccagcagctgccacacAAACTGCTCCATAAatgcagcctcctcctcctcattctGCTCCTCCAGCCAAAGAGACTTTGGCTCCTCCTGTCCTCCCAGTTCTTCTCACTGCCTATCCATCCTTAGCCACCCACAGAGGAACCCTCTGCCTTGATCCACCATGGGGCCCAGGCCACCTTCACTTTTCTAATGGTGCTGATCATTTTAATTTGGAACTAATGGGAACTTGCCTCTGGATTTGGAGTCCTCGTGCCATGTGCTGTGGTAACACTGTGGTGTCCAGGCACACAAGGAATCCACATGTAGCCCATAACCAAGTTCTTCTTGCCTTCCACTCTGTAGCATCACTGACCTGCATGTTTTCTAGCTCTGCCCTTCTCCTGGCTCCTGTTTTAAATGGAGAAGTGTCCTTAAGTGCTGTTGTCTGGAACTCCAATAATGTATTCAAAAGGGTGCTTTAAAAAGTCCTGTAGCTCAGGGTGTCTTAATACCTGAAAGTATTCAGCTGTTTGAGGCTAAATTTTCAGCTCCACCAGTGGCTGTTGCTTTCAATGCCAGTATTCTTTGAGTATTTTTACCCACCCATCCCCTGAGGAACATCTGTGTACAAGCACAACTGGATAAAAATGCATATGTTCCTCCAGACCTGTAGCCttagaaagagaagaaacatgGAAGTAACAACCTTATACTGTGATACATGGTCAGCTTTCATTGTTCATCACTACTTAACTCAGGCAATGTTTATTGCTGAGAACACAGGTAGGGTGTGCTATaggaagggctgggagctctgctggggGACTTCTTGGCAACAGAGATGAATTTTGGGGGTTCTTTGGAGGGGTTCTTTTTTGAAGTCTGGCATTGGTGCCAATGCTGCTGAAAAAAGGGATCTGGAAATTGTGACTTGAGTGCCTGGCAGTCTCTGCTGAAAGCTGGGATAACAGGGTGTTGCCctgtggggaggaaggagctTCCAActgcttggggtttttgtggGATTGACTTTTGGGGCCTCTTGGGGTGAGCAGTGTGATTA from Pithys albifrons albifrons isolate INPA30051 chromosome 22, PitAlb_v1, whole genome shotgun sequence carries:
- the TMEM201 gene encoding transmembrane protein 201 — its product is MDGAGLGVTACAAAAGLLLYRIARRKKPTHVTVNCWFCNQDTVVPYGNRNCWDCPNCEQYNGFQENGDYNKPIPAQYMEHLNHVVSGGTTFCDPTKPQQWVSSQILLCKKCNNHQTMKIKQLASFSPREEGKYDEEIEVYRHHLEQTYKLCRPCQAAVEYYIKHQNRQLRALLLSHHFKRRETDKAYAQNLCSSSSSASITTPAQVILLRFLAFLSCAFLVLMALYGSGNPFSLSTAVPAPAPAPSGPASLGNRTGSGTSVRPPGWRELLRLLPEHVLDTLSAAWAYGKNHQMAVAVLGLFTCLLAMFLAGRIRLRRIDAFASVLWFVVMSLHLAERYLKMEVPSWLDTAKFGTTSLCCLVGFTAAVATRKATGQRRVRPRRYLSGDSMPLFPNGTGTAFPSPATSLFVPTPPSLLHLTNQQLFRSPRRTSSSSLPGRLNRALSLGTIPSLARADSGYLFSGSRPASLSSQSKESPASEHFSLLSGSCAPSRLPSPAPSVAGSVTSSAGSLRFRRPLISPARLNLQGQKLLLFPSQSEALLTPSGSEEHTHSDSNILATELPSFPRKSLSERGVPDMRSAMEGGSICSDNSIKKEDHSSHSSTCVVDTTTKGEDLAGWRGRFGASALRGLLAVSLTLNAVFTSAYVYRSLR